The Cucumis melo cultivar AY chromosome 5, USDA_Cmelo_AY_1.0, whole genome shotgun sequence genome has a segment encoding these proteins:
- the LOC103495856 gene encoding probable serine/threonine-protein kinase WNK9 isoform X1, translating to MDGVSDLELDCSEFVEVDPTGRYGRYNEILGKGASKTVYRAFDEYEGIEVAWNQVKLYDFLQSPEDLERLYCEIHLLKTLKHRNIMKFYTSWVDIANRNINFVTEMFTSGTLRQYRLKHKRVNIRAVKHWCRQILRGLHYLHSHEPPVIHRDLKCDNIFVNGNQGEVKIGDLGLAAILRKSHADHCVGTPEFMAPEVYAEAYNELVDIYSFGMCILEMITFEYPYSECTHPAQIYKKVISGKKPDALYKVKDPEVRQFIDKCLATVSYRLSAAELLNDPFLRVDNGEYDLRPVDYGRGLDDVCPLIRQPYLELHRSDSSFCTGYPYDYSFEASSESGYHPIDNETNGIELFEYCEGEHSEDVDISIKGKMSEDGGIFLRLRIADKEGRIRNIYFPFDVETDTALSVATEMVAELDMTDQDVTRIADMIDGEIASLVPEWRPGPGIEETPRFANQSYCHNCAPSTYNSASNGLMLRNRDGKNSEVAQCCGHRYASMHGRFEEIMYQADESGHHTAEEAPNLSSHPGGLNYPEIWGHHESRELSSMSSRQSHSDEDYEKTDRPLTDTDTKEMIMESKTAPNTRRTLRSLMNSLSFSETPSPPDINENDVQQEMRWIKAKYQLELNKLRDQQLNLSSKSSSSEDKQQKMENETPRGNHNQILDSSSRDTNRSSTDSHVYINNSCYSTDVPKQRARNRKAVESSIVEKVATAKNACNGSLLPSSLHRTISLPVDAVHI from the exons atggatggTGTCTCAGATCTTGAGCTTGATTGCTCTGAATTTGTTGAAGTTGATCCCACTGGCAGATATGGCAGA TACAATGAAATTTTGGGAAAAGGGGCTTCAAAAACAGT TTACAGAGCATTTGACGAATATGAAGGAATTGAGGTGGCTTGGAATCAAGTTAAACTTTATGATTTCTTGCAAAGTCCTGAAGATCTGGAAAGACTTTACTGTGAGATTCATCTTTTGAAGACATTGAAGCATAGAAATATTATGAAATTCTATACTTCTTGGGTTGATATTGCAAATAGAAACATCAATTTTGTTACTGAAATGTTCACTTCCGGCACTCTTAGACA GTATAGGCTGAAACATAAGAGAGTTAATATTAGAGCAGTGAAGCATTGGTGCAGGCAGATTTTGAGAGGGCTTCATTATTTGCATAGCCACGAGCCTCCTGTAATCCATAGAGATCTCAAGTGTGACAATATCTTTGTTAATGGGAATCAAGGGGAAGTTAAGATTGGTGATCTTGGACTTGCAGCCATCCTCAGGAAATCTCATGCTGATCATTGTGTGG GGACACCTGAGTTTATGGCTCCGGAAGTGTATGCCGAAGCCTACAACGAATTAGTCGATATATACTCATTTGGAATGTGCATTCTAGAGATGATAACTTTCGAATATCCGTACAGCGAATGCACACATCCTGCTCAAATCTATAAGAAAGTCATATCT GGGAAAAAACCAGATGCCTTGTACAAAGTGAAGGATCCCGAAGTGCGGCAGTTCATCGATAAGTGTTTGGCTACAGTTTCATATAGGCTCTCAGCAGCAGAGCTTTTGAATGACCCTTTTCTTCGAGTTGATAATGGCGAATATGATCTAAGACCTGTCGATTATGGAAGAGGATTGGACGATGTTTGCCCTCTTATAAGACAGCCTTATCTAGAACTTCATAGAAGTGACAGCTCCTTTTGTACTGGATATCCATATGATTATAGTTTTGAAGCTTCAAGTGAATCTGGTTATCATCCAATTGATAATGAAACCAATGGAATTGAACTTTTTGAGTATTGTGAAGGTGAACATTCTGAGGACGTTGATATTAGCATTAAAGGGAAGATGAGCGAAGATGGTGGCATCTTCTTAAGACTTAGAATTGCAGATAAAGAAG GGCGCATCAGGAACATTTATTTCCCATTTGATGTAGAGACAGATACAGCATTGAGTGTCGCGACAGAAATGGTTGCGGAGCTGGATATGACAGATCAAGACGTAACAAGAATTGCTGATATGATCGATGGAGAAATTGCTTCCTTGGTGCCTGAATGGAGGCCAGGTCCGGGAATTGAGGAAACGCCCCGCTTTGCAAACCAAAGCTATTGTCATAATTGTGCTCCTTCTACTTACAACAGTGCTTCAAATGGTCTTATGTTGAGAAATCGTGATGGAAAGAACTCAGAGGTAGCTCAATGTTGTGGACATCGATATGCTTCAATGCATGGTCGTTTTGAGGAGATAATGTATCAAGCTGACGAGTCAGGGCATCATACAGCAGAGGAAGCACCAAATTTGTCCAGCCATCCTGGTGGGCTGAATTATCCTGAAATATGGGGACATCATGAAAGCCGTGAACTTAGTTCAATGAGCTCACGACAAAGCCATTCAGATGAAGATTACGAGAAAACAGACCGACCACTTACAGACACAGACACAAAAGAAATGATCATGGAAAGTAAAACCGCTCCTAATACGAGACGTACGCTTAGGAGCTTGAtgaattctctttctttctcaGAAACCCCTTCTCCTCCCGATATTAATGAGAATGATGTCCAACAAGAAATGAGATGGATTAAGGCCAAGTACCAATTAGAATTAAACAAGCTCAGAGATCAACAGTTAAATCTTTCTTCAAAATCTTCAAGTTCTGAAGACAAACAACAAAAGATGGAAAATGAAACTCCTCGAGGCAACCACAACCAAATCCTTGACAGTTCCAGTCGAGACACGAACCGAAGTAGTACTGATAGCCATGTTTATATCAATAATAGCTGTTACAGTACAGACGTGCCCAAGCAAAGGGCTCGAAATCGCAAGGCTGTGGAGTCCTCTATTGTGGAGAAAGTTGCAACTGCTAAAAATGCCTGCAATGGTTCGTTGCTTCCAAGCTCCCTTCATAGAACAATCTCTCTCCCAGTTGATGCTGTTCATATATAA
- the LOC103499556 gene encoding probable transcription factor At3g04930: MEEEDDEDQNTQPSDSDEHETHLNDDDDDEYQADSYQEDAQNNEQNAAVSDETDAADLHQSKTNSFSPIEDHIPTAIAIPANATTNNIVTVAIPARRRTTIWTNEDEIKLLRGFLEYGLENRISGRRLQQQDAFAFYRKIKPKIQLSCDKNQLIDKLRRLKRKYRNTLSKVDCGQKPAFKSLHDRLTFDISRKIWGRNSGRKQTSAEDSILDEVLADINPNFTETKVKTENLEDKYEERDDLQLTKRRRTAFLSGEASNSNEIPMRPSSVLDDFGKISGLVEEVAKGCLTPFFKELMSNGWPPVGLARRIPSSNGGEEAEERWRKQQAIEMEVYLKRLELVQEEIKITLEELRSKEDESENNKLQNNN, translated from the coding sequence atggaagaagaagatgatgaagatcAAAATACTCAACCCTCTGATTCTGATGAACATGAAACACATCTCAATGATGATGACGACGATGAATACCAGGCTGATTCTTACCAAGAAGATGCACAAAACAATGAACAAAACGCTGCCGTTTCAGATGAGACAGATGCTGCAGATTTACATCAATCTAAAACCAATAGTTTCTCTCCGATCGAAGATCACATTCCGACCGCCATTGCAATCCCTGCCAATGCTACTACTAACAATATCGTCACCGTTGCCATTCCGGCACGACGGAGAACCACTATCTGGACAAATGAAGATGAAATCAAGCTCTTGCGCGGTTTTCTTGAATACGGATTGGAGAATCGAATCTCCGGTCGCCGCCTTCAGCAACAAGACGCCTTCGCGTTCTATCGTAAAATCAAACCGAAAATTCAGCTAAGTTGCGACAAAAATCAATTAATCGATAAGCTTCGGAGATTGAAAAGGAAGTACCGTAACACTTTGAGCAAGGTCGATTGCGGCCAGAAACCGGCCTTCAAAAGCCTACACGATCGATTAACTTTTGACATTTCAAGAAAAATTTGGGGCAGAAATTCGGGGAGAAAGCAAACATCGGCAGAGGATAGCATTCTAGACGAAGTTCTTGCGGATATTAATCCTAATTTCACTGAAACCAAAGTGAAAACAGAGAACCTCGAAGACAAATACGAAGAGCGAGACGACCTTCAATTAACAAAACGTCGTCGCACGGCGTTTCTATCCGGCGAAGCGAGCAATTCAAACGAGATTCCAATGAGGCCAAGTAGTGTACTCGACGATTTCGGAAAAATTTCAGGATTGGTCGAGGAAGTAGCGAAGGGCTGCTTAACGCCGTTTTTCAAGGAGTTGATGAGTAACGGATGGCCGCCGGTTGGTCTCGCAAGAAGAATTCCGAGTTCGAACGGCGGAGAGGAGGCGGAGGAGAGGTGGCGGAAACAACAAGCTATAGAAATGGAGGTTTATTTGAAGAGATTGGAATTGGTCCAAGAAGAAATTAAGATTACATTGGAGGAGTTGAGATCAAAGGAAGACGAAAGTGAAAATAATAAGCTTCAAAACAATAATTAG
- the LOC103499548 gene encoding uncharacterized protein LOC103499548 has product MSKNKAQLNTLQSSSFPTTTPYPPPPLSLTEAKTSIYPFPIPWILLILLLLLLPSEFPFFFKHTYENQNLQTQIPPPSMAVYSSARPTLSFHLSQPSLPIPRFNFKPPVAATIPPLQRLSAARPISIFTLNSIDVSKEDKPTSDDPNTPSPPPVVAVEKEEEKFDKRRLEERFAVLNTGIYECRSCGHKFDEAVGDPTYPIAPGLPFEQLPEDWRCPTCGAAKSFFESKSVEIAGFAQNQQYGLGGNTLTSGQKAVLIYGSLLFFFALFLSGYFLQ; this is encoded by the coding sequence ATGAGTAAAAATAAAGCCCAATTGAACACACTCCAATCTTCTTCCTTCCCCACCACCACACCTTATCCTCCACCTCCTCTTTCTCTCACAGAAGCGAAAACCAGCATATACCCTTTCCCCATTCCATGGATCCTtctgattcttcttcttctacttcttccttcTGAATTTCCCTTCTTTTTCAAACACACATACGAAAATCAAAACCTTCAAACACAAATTCCACCTCCATCCATGGCTGTTTATTCCTCAGCTAGACCCACTCTCTCCTTCCATCTCTCCCAACCTTCCCTTCCAATTCCCAGATTCAACTTCAAACCCCCCGTCGCCGCCACCATTCCGCCGTTGCAGAGATTATCTGCGGCGAGACCCATCTCCATTTTCACCCTCAACTCTATCGACGTCTCTAAGGAGGACAAACCCACTTCTGATGACCCAAATACGCCGTCGCCGCCGCCGGTTGTGGCGGTTGAAAAGGAGGAGGAGAAGTTTGATAAGCGACGGCTGGAGGAGAGATTTGCAGTGTTGAATACAGGAATATATGAGTGCAGGTCATGTGGACATAAGTTCGATGAGGCCGTGGGGGATCCGACGTATCCAATAGCGCCGGGACTGCCGTTTGAGCAGCTGCCGGAGGACTGGCGGTGTCCGACGTGTGGGGCGGCGAAGAGCTTCTTTGAGAGTAAGAGTGTGGAGATTGCTGGGTTTGCTCAGAATCAGCAGTATGGACTTGGAGGAAACACTTTGACTTCTGGGCAGAAGGCTGTGCTTATATATGGAAGCTTGTTGTTCTTCTTTGCTCTATTCCTCTCCGGCTATTTCTTGCAATGA
- the LOC103495856 gene encoding serine/threonine-protein kinase WNK1 isoform X3: protein MAPEVYAEAYNELVDIYSFGMCILEMITFEYPYSECTHPAQIYKKVISGKKPDALYKVKDPEVRQFIDKCLATVSYRLSAAELLNDPFLRVDNGEYDLRPVDYGRGLDDVCPLIRQPYLELHRSDSSFCTGYPYDYSFEASSESGYHPIDNETNGIELFEYCEGEHSEDVDISIKGKMSEDGGIFLRLRIADKEGRIRNIYFPFDVETDTALSVATEMVAELDMTDQDVTRIADMIDGEIASLVPEWRPGPGIEETPRFANQSYCHNCAPSTYNSASNGLMLRNRDGKNSEVAQCCGHRYASMHGRFEEIMYQADESGHHTAEEAPNLSSHPGGLNYPEIWGHHESRELSSMSSRQSHSDEDYEKTDRPLTDTDTKEMIMESKTAPNTRRTLRSLMNSLSFSETPSPPDINENDVQQEMRWIKAKYQLELNKLRDQQLNLSSKSSSSEDKQQKMENETPRGNHNQILDSSSRDTNRSSTDSHVYINNSCYSTDVPKQRARNRKAVESSIVEKVATAKNACNGSLLPSSLHRTISLPVDAVHI from the exons ATGGCTCCGGAAGTGTATGCCGAAGCCTACAACGAATTAGTCGATATATACTCATTTGGAATGTGCATTCTAGAGATGATAACTTTCGAATATCCGTACAGCGAATGCACACATCCTGCTCAAATCTATAAGAAAGTCATATCT GGGAAAAAACCAGATGCCTTGTACAAAGTGAAGGATCCCGAAGTGCGGCAGTTCATCGATAAGTGTTTGGCTACAGTTTCATATAGGCTCTCAGCAGCAGAGCTTTTGAATGACCCTTTTCTTCGAGTTGATAATGGCGAATATGATCTAAGACCTGTCGATTATGGAAGAGGATTGGACGATGTTTGCCCTCTTATAAGACAGCCTTATCTAGAACTTCATAGAAGTGACAGCTCCTTTTGTACTGGATATCCATATGATTATAGTTTTGAAGCTTCAAGTGAATCTGGTTATCATCCAATTGATAATGAAACCAATGGAATTGAACTTTTTGAGTATTGTGAAGGTGAACATTCTGAGGACGTTGATATTAGCATTAAAGGGAAGATGAGCGAAGATGGTGGCATCTTCTTAAGACTTAGAATTGCAGATAAAGAAG GGCGCATCAGGAACATTTATTTCCCATTTGATGTAGAGACAGATACAGCATTGAGTGTCGCGACAGAAATGGTTGCGGAGCTGGATATGACAGATCAAGACGTAACAAGAATTGCTGATATGATCGATGGAGAAATTGCTTCCTTGGTGCCTGAATGGAGGCCAGGTCCGGGAATTGAGGAAACGCCCCGCTTTGCAAACCAAAGCTATTGTCATAATTGTGCTCCTTCTACTTACAACAGTGCTTCAAATGGTCTTATGTTGAGAAATCGTGATGGAAAGAACTCAGAGGTAGCTCAATGTTGTGGACATCGATATGCTTCAATGCATGGTCGTTTTGAGGAGATAATGTATCAAGCTGACGAGTCAGGGCATCATACAGCAGAGGAAGCACCAAATTTGTCCAGCCATCCTGGTGGGCTGAATTATCCTGAAATATGGGGACATCATGAAAGCCGTGAACTTAGTTCAATGAGCTCACGACAAAGCCATTCAGATGAAGATTACGAGAAAACAGACCGACCACTTACAGACACAGACACAAAAGAAATGATCATGGAAAGTAAAACCGCTCCTAATACGAGACGTACGCTTAGGAGCTTGAtgaattctctttctttctcaGAAACCCCTTCTCCTCCCGATATTAATGAGAATGATGTCCAACAAGAAATGAGATGGATTAAGGCCAAGTACCAATTAGAATTAAACAAGCTCAGAGATCAACAGTTAAATCTTTCTTCAAAATCTTCAAGTTCTGAAGACAAACAACAAAAGATGGAAAATGAAACTCCTCGAGGCAACCACAACCAAATCCTTGACAGTTCCAGTCGAGACACGAACCGAAGTAGTACTGATAGCCATGTTTATATCAATAATAGCTGTTACAGTACAGACGTGCCCAAGCAAAGGGCTCGAAATCGCAAGGCTGTGGAGTCCTCTATTGTGGAGAAAGTTGCAACTGCTAAAAATGCCTGCAATGGTTCGTTGCTTCCAAGCTCCCTTCATAGAACAATCTCTCTCCCAGTTGATGCTGTTCATATATAA
- the LOC103495856 gene encoding serine/threonine-protein kinase WNK1 isoform X2, whose product MWDCLSQTTGTPEFMAPEVYAEAYNELVDIYSFGMCILEMITFEYPYSECTHPAQIYKKVISGKKPDALYKVKDPEVRQFIDKCLATVSYRLSAAELLNDPFLRVDNGEYDLRPVDYGRGLDDVCPLIRQPYLELHRSDSSFCTGYPYDYSFEASSESGYHPIDNETNGIELFEYCEGEHSEDVDISIKGKMSEDGGIFLRLRIADKEGRIRNIYFPFDVETDTALSVATEMVAELDMTDQDVTRIADMIDGEIASLVPEWRPGPGIEETPRFANQSYCHNCAPSTYNSASNGLMLRNRDGKNSEVAQCCGHRYASMHGRFEEIMYQADESGHHTAEEAPNLSSHPGGLNYPEIWGHHESRELSSMSSRQSHSDEDYEKTDRPLTDTDTKEMIMESKTAPNTRRTLRSLMNSLSFSETPSPPDINENDVQQEMRWIKAKYQLELNKLRDQQLNLSSKSSSSEDKQQKMENETPRGNHNQILDSSSRDTNRSSTDSHVYINNSCYSTDVPKQRARNRKAVESSIVEKVATAKNACNGSLLPSSLHRTISLPVDAVHI is encoded by the exons ATGTGGGATTGCTTATCTCAAACTACAG GGACACCTGAGTTTATGGCTCCGGAAGTGTATGCCGAAGCCTACAACGAATTAGTCGATATATACTCATTTGGAATGTGCATTCTAGAGATGATAACTTTCGAATATCCGTACAGCGAATGCACACATCCTGCTCAAATCTATAAGAAAGTCATATCT GGGAAAAAACCAGATGCCTTGTACAAAGTGAAGGATCCCGAAGTGCGGCAGTTCATCGATAAGTGTTTGGCTACAGTTTCATATAGGCTCTCAGCAGCAGAGCTTTTGAATGACCCTTTTCTTCGAGTTGATAATGGCGAATATGATCTAAGACCTGTCGATTATGGAAGAGGATTGGACGATGTTTGCCCTCTTATAAGACAGCCTTATCTAGAACTTCATAGAAGTGACAGCTCCTTTTGTACTGGATATCCATATGATTATAGTTTTGAAGCTTCAAGTGAATCTGGTTATCATCCAATTGATAATGAAACCAATGGAATTGAACTTTTTGAGTATTGTGAAGGTGAACATTCTGAGGACGTTGATATTAGCATTAAAGGGAAGATGAGCGAAGATGGTGGCATCTTCTTAAGACTTAGAATTGCAGATAAAGAAG GGCGCATCAGGAACATTTATTTCCCATTTGATGTAGAGACAGATACAGCATTGAGTGTCGCGACAGAAATGGTTGCGGAGCTGGATATGACAGATCAAGACGTAACAAGAATTGCTGATATGATCGATGGAGAAATTGCTTCCTTGGTGCCTGAATGGAGGCCAGGTCCGGGAATTGAGGAAACGCCCCGCTTTGCAAACCAAAGCTATTGTCATAATTGTGCTCCTTCTACTTACAACAGTGCTTCAAATGGTCTTATGTTGAGAAATCGTGATGGAAAGAACTCAGAGGTAGCTCAATGTTGTGGACATCGATATGCTTCAATGCATGGTCGTTTTGAGGAGATAATGTATCAAGCTGACGAGTCAGGGCATCATACAGCAGAGGAAGCACCAAATTTGTCCAGCCATCCTGGTGGGCTGAATTATCCTGAAATATGGGGACATCATGAAAGCCGTGAACTTAGTTCAATGAGCTCACGACAAAGCCATTCAGATGAAGATTACGAGAAAACAGACCGACCACTTACAGACACAGACACAAAAGAAATGATCATGGAAAGTAAAACCGCTCCTAATACGAGACGTACGCTTAGGAGCTTGAtgaattctctttctttctcaGAAACCCCTTCTCCTCCCGATATTAATGAGAATGATGTCCAACAAGAAATGAGATGGATTAAGGCCAAGTACCAATTAGAATTAAACAAGCTCAGAGATCAACAGTTAAATCTTTCTTCAAAATCTTCAAGTTCTGAAGACAAACAACAAAAGATGGAAAATGAAACTCCTCGAGGCAACCACAACCAAATCCTTGACAGTTCCAGTCGAGACACGAACCGAAGTAGTACTGATAGCCATGTTTATATCAATAATAGCTGTTACAGTACAGACGTGCCCAAGCAAAGGGCTCGAAATCGCAAGGCTGTGGAGTCCTCTATTGTGGAGAAAGTTGCAACTGCTAAAAATGCCTGCAATGGTTCGTTGCTTCCAAGCTCCCTTCATAGAACAATCTCTCTCCCAGTTGATGCTGTTCATATATAA
- the LOC103495842 gene encoding 40S ribosomal protein S24-1 gives MADKAVTIRTRKFMTNRLLSRKQFIIDVLHPGRPNVSKAELKEKLARIYDVKDPNAIFVFKFRTHFGGGKSTGFGLIYDSVENAKKYEPKYRLIRNGLDTKVEKSRKQMKERKNRAKKIRGVKKTKASDAAKAGKKK, from the exons ATGGCGGACAAAGCAGTCACCATTCGGACCAGAAAGTTCATGACCAACAGGCTTCTCTCCAGGAAGCAATTC ATCATTGATGTTCTTCACCCTGGCAGACCCAACGTCTCAAAG GCTGAGCTGAAAGAGAAGCTGGCCAGAATCTATGATGTGAAAGATCCAAATGCCATCTTTGTTTTCAAATTCAGAACACACTTCGGTGGTGGAAAATCCACTGGGTTCGGTTTGATCTATGACTCTGTCGAGAATGCAAAGAAGTACGAGCCAAAATACAGGCTAATCAGG AATGGACTCGACACCAAGGTAGAAAAATCAAGAAAGCAAATGAAGGAAAGGAAGAACAGGGCAAAGAAAATCCGAGGTGTCAAGAAG ACCAAGGCTTCAGATGCAGCTAAGGCAGGAAAGAAGAAATAA